The Amycolatopsis mongoliensis genome includes a window with the following:
- a CDS encoding class I SAM-dependent methyltransferase, whose product MLEGYAPGYGRDAVSMMSARTAAERAAFAQPLFGPGMWVVDLGCGPGSITLGLAAGSRVAGVDVDAGQVAMARDAARRAGRSTVDFVVASAYDLPFAAASVDVAFSHALIEHLSRPLDALAELRRVLKPGGRLALSTSDWSKARLRPKTANVDAALRGHYLLRRQAGGNPFAGRVIADQCATAGFTEIVSRARYRSDMSYRDLAKYVEARLSEAVANPDFGRNRDQLASAARSALTWVRGGDGDFSQCWVEVTATR is encoded by the coding sequence GTGCTGGAGGGTTACGCGCCGGGCTACGGGCGAGACGCGGTTTCGATGATGTCCGCGCGCACGGCGGCGGAGCGCGCGGCGTTCGCCCAGCCGCTGTTCGGGCCGGGGATGTGGGTGGTCGACCTCGGCTGCGGCCCCGGCTCGATCACCCTCGGCCTCGCTGCGGGATCCCGGGTGGCGGGCGTCGACGTCGACGCGGGTCAGGTCGCGATGGCCCGCGATGCCGCGCGCCGAGCCGGAAGGTCCACAGTGGACTTCGTGGTGGCGTCGGCCTACGACCTGCCGTTCGCCGCCGCGAGCGTGGACGTGGCTTTTTCGCACGCACTGATCGAGCACCTCTCCCGCCCGCTGGACGCGCTGGCGGAACTGCGCCGCGTGCTGAAGCCGGGCGGCAGGCTGGCGTTGTCCACTTCGGACTGGAGCAAGGCCCGCCTGCGCCCGAAGACGGCGAACGTCGACGCGGCGCTGAGAGGGCACTACCTGCTGCGCCGCCAGGCGGGCGGAAATCCGTTCGCCGGCCGGGTGATCGCCGACCAGTGCGCGACGGCGGGGTTCACGGAGATCGTGTCGAGAGCCCGGTACCGCTCCGACATGAGCTACCGCGACCTGGCGAAGTACGTGGAGGCGCGGCTGAGTGAAGCGGTGGCGAACCCGGACTTCGGGCGCAACCGCGACCAGCTGGCGAGCGCGGCCCGTTCGGCGCTCACGTGGGTCCGCGGCGGCGACGGCGATTTCAGTCAATGCTGGGTCGAAGTGACTGCGACGCGATAG
- a CDS encoding metallophosphoesterase, which yields MSTLSNTSTSGATAKRLAAGTLALGAATLGYAVGIERRHWTLRTAQLPVLAPGSRPFTILHVSDLHMLPGHRSKQRWVAALDELDPDLVVNTGDNLSHRQAVPSVLRALGPLLDRPGVFVFGSNDYYAPKPKNPARYLMPTGKKKRIHGVQLPWRDLRAAFVEHGWTDLTHVRRTIDVGGQAVFAAGVDDPHLRRDRYADIAGPADSGAAVRIGVTHSPEPRVLDTFATDGYDLVLAGHTHGGQLRLPGYGALVTNCELDRSRARGASRWGAHMWLHVSAGLGTSPWAPARFACPPEASLLTLVPRGSGSPKSPKSAPRKARDTVR from the coding sequence GTGAGCACGCTCAGTAACACAAGCACGTCGGGGGCGACCGCGAAGCGCCTCGCCGCGGGGACGCTGGCGCTCGGCGCCGCGACCCTCGGTTACGCCGTCGGCATCGAACGGCGCCACTGGACCCTGCGCACCGCCCAGCTCCCGGTGCTGGCGCCCGGATCACGGCCGTTCACCATCCTGCACGTCTCCGACCTGCACATGCTGCCGGGACACCGGAGCAAGCAGCGCTGGGTCGCGGCGCTCGACGAGCTCGACCCCGACCTCGTCGTCAACACCGGCGACAACCTTTCGCACCGGCAGGCGGTCCCGTCCGTGCTGCGTGCGCTGGGCCCGCTGCTCGACCGCCCCGGCGTGTTCGTCTTCGGCAGCAACGACTACTACGCACCGAAACCCAAGAACCCGGCCCGGTACCTGATGCCGACGGGCAAGAAGAAGCGCATCCACGGCGTCCAGCTGCCGTGGCGTGACCTGCGCGCGGCGTTCGTCGAGCACGGCTGGACGGACCTGACGCACGTCCGCCGCACGATCGACGTCGGCGGGCAGGCGGTGTTCGCGGCCGGCGTCGACGACCCCCACCTGCGCCGCGACCGCTACGCCGACATCGCCGGCCCGGCCGACAGCGGCGCGGCGGTCCGCATCGGCGTCACGCACTCGCCCGAGCCGCGGGTGCTCGACACGTTCGCCACGGACGGTTACGACCTGGTCCTGGCGGGCCACACCCACGGCGGCCAGCTCCGGCTCCCGGGTTACGGCGCTTTGGTCACGAACTGTGAGCTGGATCGCAGCCGGGCCCGCGGCGCCTCGCGGTGGGGCGCGCACATGTGGCTGCACGTTTCGGCCGGGTTGGGGACCTCACCCTGGGCCCCGGCGCGGTTCGCGTGCCCGCCGGAAGCGAGCTTGTTGACCCTGGTCCCGAGGGGATCGGGGTCACCCAAGTCGCCTAAGTCGGCCCCCCGAAAAGCCCGCGACACCGTCCGCTAG
- a CDS encoding serine/threonine-protein kinase, protein MEQFGPYRIEGLLGRGGMGEVHRAYDTAHDRVVALKLLSDPFVADEAFRARFRRESQIVARLREPHVIPIHAYGEIDGRLYLDMRLVEGRDLKELLADGPLEPARAAGIVEQVAGALDAAHEDGLVHRDVKPSNVLVTSSDFVYLVDFGIARSMTAEGTSITGTGNVIGTLDYMAPERFGEAPITGLVDVYALACVFFECLTGRRPFPAEGAAAQMGAHLTTPPPVLSRERPRLPPALDAVVARGMAKNPADRYPTAQAFADAVRAAIAAPAPPMPTWQHTTPAPASPPTPSAPLTPPRPMPTAPYGGPPTGTYAGPTSAPVPVRPQAKSQRNRWIALCAALAGVVVVALVITYVVTKDRTTQTGGPGPTPPVTITTSSSSPTPETTAPPSTSESKPAHDTKLYESLPAVYKQYTCEDAQVPPGASAAVQCGDSNVGDVKAGNVVFPQPTGAKFLRFSDAASLDQWFKAVVEEQGLARNDAQGACRPLKVPKIWGTYYRAETRAPVGGEYLTCFLGDPAQLVWTDTKKLMGGILLSTKVTNNDQLDQLYYWWNMEILSDMPGG, encoded by the coding sequence ATGGAGCAGTTCGGGCCGTACCGGATCGAGGGCCTGCTCGGCCGCGGTGGCATGGGTGAGGTCCACCGCGCCTACGACACCGCGCACGACCGCGTCGTCGCGCTGAAACTGTTGTCCGATCCCTTCGTCGCCGACGAAGCCTTCCGCGCGCGGTTCCGCCGCGAGTCGCAGATCGTCGCGCGGCTGCGCGAGCCGCACGTGATCCCGATCCACGCCTACGGTGAGATCGACGGCCGGCTGTACCTCGACATGCGGCTCGTCGAGGGCCGCGACCTCAAGGAGCTCCTGGCGGACGGGCCGCTGGAGCCGGCCAGGGCCGCCGGGATCGTCGAGCAGGTCGCGGGCGCGCTCGACGCCGCCCACGAGGACGGCCTGGTGCATCGGGACGTCAAGCCGTCCAACGTGCTCGTCACGAGCAGCGACTTCGTGTACCTCGTGGACTTCGGCATCGCGCGGTCGATGACCGCGGAGGGCACGTCGATCACCGGGACCGGCAACGTGATCGGCACCCTCGACTACATGGCGCCCGAACGCTTCGGCGAGGCGCCGATCACCGGGCTCGTCGACGTCTACGCGCTCGCGTGCGTGTTCTTCGAGTGCCTCACCGGGCGGCGCCCGTTCCCGGCGGAGGGCGCGGCCGCGCAGATGGGTGCGCACCTGACCACGCCGCCGCCGGTGCTGTCGCGGGAGCGGCCCAGGCTGCCGCCGGCGCTGGACGCGGTGGTGGCGCGCGGGATGGCGAAGAACCCCGCCGACCGGTACCCGACGGCGCAAGCCTTCGCCGACGCCGTCCGGGCCGCGATCGCCGCGCCCGCGCCGCCGATGCCGACGTGGCAGCACACGACCCCGGCCCCGGCGAGCCCGCCGACGCCCTCGGCCCCGCTGACCCCGCCGCGCCCGATGCCGACCGCGCCCTACGGAGGGCCCCCGACCGGGACGTACGCGGGTCCGACGAGCGCCCCGGTCCCGGTTCGGCCGCAGGCGAAGTCCCAGCGGAACCGGTGGATCGCGCTGTGTGCCGCGCTGGCGGGCGTCGTCGTGGTCGCGCTGGTGATCACGTACGTCGTGACCAAGGACCGGACGACGCAGACCGGCGGCCCGGGCCCGACGCCGCCGGTGACCATCACGACATCGTCGTCGTCGCCGACGCCCGAGACGACCGCGCCACCGTCCACTTCGGAATCGAAGCCGGCCCACGACACCAAGCTGTACGAGTCGCTTCCGGCCGTCTACAAGCAATACACGTGCGAAGACGCGCAGGTGCCGCCCGGCGCGTCCGCGGCGGTCCAGTGCGGGGACTCGAACGTCGGGGACGTCAAGGCGGGCAACGTGGTGTTCCCGCAGCCGACCGGGGCGAAGTTCCTGCGCTTCTCCGACGCGGCGTCGCTGGACCAGTGGTTCAAGGCCGTCGTCGAGGAGCAGGGTCTCGCCCGCAACGACGCCCAGGGCGCCTGCCGGCCCCTGAAGGTGCCCAAGATCTGGGGCACGTACTACCGCGCGGAGACGCGGGCGCCGGTCGGCGGGGAGTACCTGACGTGCTTCCTCGGCGACCCCGCCCAGCTCGTGTGGACGGACACGAAGAAACTCATGGGCGGGATCCTGCTGTCCACGAAGGTCACGAACAACGACCAGCTGGACCAGCTGTACTACTGGTGGAACATGGAGATCCTGTCCGACATGCCCGGCGGCTGA
- a CDS encoding transglycosylase domain-containing protein produces the protein MRKADGLFKLIGLCLLAGVLVAGMLFPVVGAAGVMSNQASETVEKTSSDLADIPPPLVTTVTDNTGKPIATLYDQYRLPVNENQINEAMKWALVSVEDKRFYEHHGVDWQGTLRAAVSNSTGADTQGASTLTQQYVKNYLINVVYRNDPVGQKKAQEQSVARKLKEARIAIQLETKLSKQQILAGYLNIVEFSRQIYGIGAAAHAYFDTTPEKLTVPQAALLAGLVNNPINNDPWKHADKATARRNLVLDRMVENKKLAKADADRFKGEPLGVVADFPAKPAANCIGAGPESGFFCQYVEDYLLKSGLTKDQLYTGGYTIKSTLDERANHEAKVSAEAQVKKTQPYVANTLSLVRPGKDRHEVVALAANRDYGQNQDEGQTTYALPTGVYNTGGAGSTYKIFTSAAALDKGVAGIYSPVDVPDSYTSHVFTGGGNSCPKTGPPLNSRWYCVGNAGDYSRIAQGATLQTALATSPNTAFVELEDRLGSTAPGIDMAKRLGMRDTMASNIGGGTVDPKSDDPGRNKSQAEAYGPNGRSPGFGAFTLGFSPLSGLELGNVAATLLSGGVWCPPTPIAAVTDRNGAPVPVKEAPCEQAVPEALANTLAVGMSKDDQPGGTSAAAASAVGWDRPIIGKTGTTQGNVSATFVGGTPQLAGAAMTFKFGGGQGGICDAGPGNVRVCGGGNIFGGKAPARTWFGAMKNIMDAGQPRMELPQPDPQYMGGGAR, from the coding sequence GTGCGAAAAGCGGATGGTTTGTTCAAGCTCATCGGCCTCTGTCTGCTCGCGGGGGTGCTCGTCGCCGGCATGCTCTTCCCGGTCGTGGGGGCCGCCGGTGTCATGTCCAACCAGGCCAGCGAGACGGTGGAGAAGACGTCCTCCGACCTCGCGGACATCCCTCCGCCGCTGGTCACGACGGTCACCGACAACACCGGGAAGCCGATCGCGACCCTGTACGACCAGTACCGGCTGCCGGTGAACGAGAACCAGATCAACGAGGCCATGAAGTGGGCGCTGGTCTCGGTCGAGGACAAGCGGTTCTACGAACACCACGGCGTCGACTGGCAAGGCACGCTGCGTGCGGCCGTCAGCAACTCCACGGGCGCCGACACGCAGGGTGCCTCCACGCTGACGCAGCAGTACGTCAAGAACTACCTGATCAACGTCGTCTACCGGAACGACCCGGTCGGCCAGAAGAAGGCCCAGGAGCAGTCGGTCGCCCGCAAGCTGAAGGAAGCGCGGATCGCGATCCAGCTCGAGACGAAGCTGAGCAAGCAGCAGATCCTCGCCGGGTACCTGAACATCGTCGAGTTCTCCCGGCAGATCTACGGGATCGGCGCCGCCGCGCACGCGTACTTCGACACCACGCCGGAGAAGCTGACCGTCCCGCAGGCCGCACTGCTGGCCGGCCTGGTGAACAACCCGATCAACAACGACCCGTGGAAGCACGCCGACAAGGCCACCGCGCGCCGCAACCTGGTCCTCGACCGGATGGTGGAGAACAAGAAGCTGGCCAAGGCCGACGCCGACCGCTTCAAGGGCGAGCCGCTGGGCGTCGTGGCGGACTTCCCGGCCAAGCCGGCGGCCAACTGCATCGGCGCGGGCCCGGAGTCCGGGTTCTTCTGCCAGTACGTCGAGGACTACCTCCTCAAGTCCGGTCTGACCAAGGACCAGCTCTACACCGGCGGCTACACGATCAAGAGCACGCTGGACGAGCGCGCCAACCACGAGGCGAAGGTGTCGGCCGAGGCGCAGGTGAAGAAGACCCAGCCCTACGTCGCGAACACGCTGTCCCTGGTCAGACCGGGCAAGGACCGGCACGAGGTGGTCGCGCTGGCCGCGAACCGCGACTACGGCCAGAACCAGGACGAAGGCCAGACGACGTACGCACTGCCCACCGGCGTCTACAACACCGGCGGCGCGGGGTCGACGTACAAGATCTTCACGTCGGCCGCGGCGCTCGACAAGGGCGTGGCGGGCATCTATTCGCCGGTCGATGTGCCGGACTCCTACACCTCGCACGTGTTCACCGGTGGTGGCAACAGCTGCCCGAAGACCGGTCCGCCGTTGAACTCCAGGTGGTACTGCGTGGGCAACGCCGGTGACTACAGCCGGATCGCCCAGGGCGCGACCCTGCAGACCGCGCTCGCGACGTCGCCGAACACCGCGTTCGTGGAGCTCGAGGACCGGCTCGGCAGCACCGCGCCGGGCATCGACATGGCCAAGCGGCTGGGCATGCGCGACACGATGGCGAGCAACATCGGTGGTGGCACGGTCGACCCGAAGTCCGACGACCCGGGTAGGAACAAGAGCCAGGCGGAGGCCTACGGCCCGAACGGCCGCAGCCCGGGCTTCGGCGCGTTCACCCTGGGCTTCAGCCCGCTGAGCGGCCTGGAGCTGGGCAACGTCGCGGCGACGCTCCTGTCGGGCGGCGTCTGGTGCCCGCCGACGCCGATCGCCGCGGTGACCGACCGCAACGGCGCGCCGGTGCCGGTCAAGGAAGCCCCGTGCGAGCAGGCCGTGCCGGAAGCCCTCGCGAACACGCTCGCCGTCGGCATGAGCAAGGACGACCAGCCGGGCGGCACGTCGGCCGCAGCGGCGAGCGCCGTCGGCTGGGACCGCCCGATCATCGGCAAGACGGGCACGACGCAGGGCAACGTCTCGGCGACGTTCGTCGGCGGCACCCCGCAGCTGGCGGGCGCGGCGATGACGTTCAAGTTCGGCGGCGGCCAGGGCGGCATCTGCGACGCGGGCCCGGGCAACGTCCGGGTGTGCGGCGGCGGGAACATCTTCGGCGGCAAGGCTCCGGCCCGCACGTGGTTCGGCGCGATGAAGAACATCATGGACGCCGGCCAGCCGAGAATGGAGCTACCGCAACCGGATCCGCAGTACATGGGCGGCGGCGCCCGGTAG
- a CDS encoding WhiB family transcriptional regulator produces METNQSSWRMNASCRDADPDGLFVRGAEQNRAKAVCMGCPVRTECLAEALDGRINFGVWGGMTERERRALLRRRPDVVSWADLLDAAKRDAEERVEVG; encoded by the coding sequence ATGGAAACCAACCAGTCGAGCTGGCGAATGAACGCGTCCTGCCGGGACGCCGACCCGGACGGCCTGTTCGTCCGGGGCGCGGAGCAGAACCGGGCCAAGGCGGTCTGCATGGGCTGCCCGGTCCGGACGGAATGCCTCGCCGAAGCACTCGACGGCCGGATCAACTTCGGCGTGTGGGGAGGCATGACCGAACGGGAGCGGCGGGCGTTGCTGCGCCGCCGTCCCGACGTGGTGAGCTGGGCGGACCTGCTCGACGCGGCCAAGAGGGACGCGGAAGAGCGGGTCGAGGTCGGCTGA
- a CDS encoding ArsA family ATPase: MTTIDIDALLDDPESRVIVCCGSGGVGKTTTAAALALRAAERGRQTVVLTIDPARRLAQALGLRELGNHPKQVQVEGFEPKGELWAMMLDMRRTFDDMVRVHAGPERAEQLLQNPFYQTISTSFSGTQEYMAMEKLGQLAASGDWDLIIVDTPPSRSALDFLDAPTRLSSALDGRMIRLLTGPAKAGGWGLRKVVNAGFSMFAKAVSTIIGGQLLTDASAFMQAFDSMFGGFRERARKTAELLRSSGTSFLVVAAPEPDALREASYFVERLSSESMPLAGLIANRTHPVLAKLSGGEARAAAESLQEGDTNAPLAEAVLRLHADRVDLAAREERLLARFTRAHPEVALARVPALAGDVHDLEGLRAIGVKLAG; this comes from the coding sequence GTGACCACCATCGACATCGACGCGCTGCTCGACGACCCGGAGAGCCGCGTGATCGTCTGCTGCGGCTCCGGCGGCGTCGGCAAGACCACCACGGCCGCGGCGCTGGCCCTGCGCGCGGCCGAGCGCGGCCGCCAGACCGTCGTGCTGACGATCGACCCCGCGCGGCGCCTGGCGCAGGCGCTCGGCCTGCGCGAGCTGGGCAACCACCCGAAGCAGGTGCAGGTCGAAGGCTTCGAGCCCAAGGGCGAGCTGTGGGCGATGATGCTCGACATGCGCCGCACGTTCGACGACATGGTGCGCGTGCACGCCGGCCCGGAGCGCGCCGAGCAGCTGCTGCAGAACCCCTTCTACCAGACCATTTCCACGTCGTTCTCCGGCACGCAGGAGTACATGGCGATGGAGAAGCTGGGCCAGCTCGCGGCTTCCGGCGACTGGGACCTGATCATCGTCGACACGCCGCCGAGCCGGTCCGCGCTGGACTTCCTGGACGCGCCGACCCGGCTGTCGTCCGCTTTGGACGGCCGGATGATCCGGCTGCTGACCGGCCCGGCGAAGGCCGGCGGCTGGGGTCTGCGCAAGGTCGTCAACGCGGGCTTCTCGATGTTCGCCAAGGCGGTGTCGACGATCATCGGCGGCCAGCTGCTGACCGACGCGTCGGCGTTCATGCAGGCGTTCGACAGCATGTTCGGCGGCTTCCGCGAGCGCGCCCGCAAGACGGCGGAGCTGCTGCGTTCGTCCGGGACGTCGTTCCTGGTCGTGGCCGCGCCGGAGCCGGACGCGCTGCGCGAGGCGTCCTATTTCGTGGAGCGGCTCTCGTCGGAGTCGATGCCGCTGGCCGGGCTGATCGCGAACCGGACGCACCCGGTGCTGGCCAAGCTGTCGGGCGGCGAGGCACGCGCGGCGGCCGAGTCCCTGCAGGAGGGCGACACGAACGCCCCGCTGGCCGAAGCGGTGCTCCGGCTGCACGCGGACCGCGTCGACCTGGCGGCGCGCGAGGAAAGGCTGCTGGCGCGGTTCACCCGGGCGCACCCCGAGGTGGCGTTGGCCCGGGTTCCCGCGCTGGCCGGTGACGTGCACGACCTGGAAGGCCTGCGCGCCATCGGCGTGAAGCTCGCCGGCTGA
- a CDS encoding ArsA-related P-loop ATPase: MTTSHAGWTDELARARLHFVTGKGGTGKTTLAAALGLALAREGRRVLLIEVEGRQGIAQLFDTEPLPYAEQRIAAVPGGGELRALHVDVEAALLEYFEMFYNLGFAGRTLRRMGAIEFATTLAPGLRDVLLTGKIKECVGRTESDGRHTYDAVVVDSPPTGRVVKFLDVTKALTDLAKTGPIRGQAEGVVRLLHSGETVIHLATLLEEMPVRETVEAVAELDGADLRPGAVLVNRVRPPRLPARSVTAAADGRVDASRVRTGLASAGLKLPDDTLDALVEETVEHAVRVAAEQRAREQLAEADLPTLELPDMTDGVDVAALYDLAEALTDQGVRL; the protein is encoded by the coding sequence GTGACCACTTCCCATGCCGGCTGGACCGACGAGCTTGCCCGCGCCCGGCTGCACTTCGTCACCGGCAAGGGCGGAACCGGAAAGACGACGCTCGCGGCGGCGCTCGGGCTCGCGCTCGCCCGCGAAGGCCGTCGTGTGCTGCTCATCGAGGTGGAGGGCCGCCAGGGCATCGCCCAGCTCTTCGACACCGAGCCACTGCCCTACGCCGAGCAGCGCATCGCCGCCGTGCCCGGCGGGGGCGAGCTGCGCGCGCTGCACGTCGACGTCGAAGCCGCGCTGCTCGAGTACTTCGAGATGTTCTACAACCTCGGCTTCGCCGGCCGGACGCTGCGGCGGATGGGCGCGATCGAGTTCGCGACCACGCTCGCGCCGGGCCTGCGGGACGTCCTGCTCACCGGGAAGATCAAGGAGTGCGTCGGCCGCACCGAGTCCGACGGGCGGCACACCTACGACGCCGTCGTCGTCGACTCGCCGCCGACCGGCCGGGTCGTCAAGTTCCTCGACGTCACCAAGGCCCTGACCGACCTCGCGAAGACCGGCCCGATCCGCGGCCAGGCCGAGGGCGTCGTGCGGCTGCTGCACTCCGGCGAGACCGTCATCCACCTGGCCACGCTGCTGGAGGAGATGCCGGTCCGCGAGACCGTCGAGGCCGTCGCCGAGCTGGACGGCGCCGACCTGCGCCCGGGCGCGGTACTGGTCAACCGGGTCCGGCCGCCGCGGCTGCCCGCCCGGTCGGTGACCGCCGCCGCGGACGGCCGCGTCGACGCCTCGCGCGTCCGCACCGGGCTCGCGTCGGCCGGTCTGAAGCTGCCGGACGACACTTTGGACGCACTCGTAGAGGAGACTGTCGAGCACGCCGTGCGGGTCGCGGCCGAACAGCGGGCGCGCGAACAGCTCGCCGAGGCCGACCTGCCGACCCTGGAACTGCCGGACATGACCGACGGTGTCGACGTCGCGGCCCTCTACGACCTGGCCGAGGCCCTGACCGACCAGGGGGTGCGGTTGTGA
- a CDS encoding DUF4177 domain-containing protein, whose translation MSATKWEYATVPLLIHATKQILDQWGEDGWELVTVLPNPTGEQHVAYLKRPKG comes from the coding sequence ATGAGCGCCACCAAGTGGGAGTACGCGACCGTCCCTCTGCTGATCCACGCCACGAAGCAGATCCTCGACCAGTGGGGCGAGGACGGCTGGGAGCTGGTGACCGTGCTGCCGAACCCGACGGGCGAGCAGCACGTCGCGTACCTCAAGCGTCCGAAGGGCTGA
- a CDS encoding RidA family protein has protein sequence MSWSERLKELGIELPGVAAPLAAYVPAVQSGKHVYTSGQLPFVDGVLAATGKVGAEISPEEAKGHARTSALNALAAVHALVGIDNVARIVKVVGFVASAEGFTGQPAVVNGASELLGEVFGDAGVHARSAVGVAELPIGSPVEVELIVEVQ, from the coding sequence GTGAGCTGGAGCGAACGGCTGAAGGAGCTCGGCATCGAGCTGCCCGGCGTGGCCGCCCCGCTGGCCGCCTACGTGCCCGCCGTGCAGAGCGGCAAGCACGTCTACACCTCCGGCCAGCTGCCCTTCGTCGACGGCGTCCTCGCCGCGACCGGCAAGGTCGGCGCGGAGATCAGTCCCGAAGAGGCGAAGGGGCACGCCCGCACGTCGGCGCTCAACGCGCTCGCGGCCGTGCACGCGCTGGTGGGCATTGACAACGTCGCGCGGATCGTCAAGGTTGTCGGCTTCGTGGCTTCCGCGGAGGGCTTCACCGGCCAGCCCGCGGTCGTCAACGGCGCGTCCGAGCTCCTCGGCGAGGTCTTCGGCGACGCGGGTGTCCACGCCCGCTCGGCCGTCGGCGTCGCGGAGCTGCCCATCGGCTCGCCGGTGGAGGTCGAACTGATCGTGGAGGTGCAGTGA
- a CDS encoding NUDIX hydrolase: MEQPKEFVFDIPVGAGVATRANADGPPSVPKDAATVILARDGADGVEIFLQHRVKGMPFAGGMTVFPGGGVDKRDADASVAWAGPGPSWWAARFGCDDARARALTCAAVRETFEESGVLLAGSADAVLTDVGPYAAARQALETREMSLAGFLADAGLTLRADLLRPWAHWITPEAEPRRYDTRFYVAKLPEGQQADGATSEASSSGWQRPEDAIADAREGRRMLMPPTWLTLSELAEFATADDILNAPREIVRIAPTLILEDDHVRVVLEKR; this comes from the coding sequence GTGGAGCAGCCAAAGGAGTTTGTCTTCGACATCCCCGTCGGTGCCGGGGTAGCCACTCGCGCCAACGCCGACGGGCCGCCCTCGGTCCCCAAGGACGCGGCCACCGTGATCCTGGCCAGGGACGGCGCCGACGGTGTCGAGATCTTCCTGCAGCACCGGGTCAAGGGCATGCCGTTCGCGGGCGGGATGACCGTCTTCCCGGGCGGCGGGGTCGACAAGCGCGACGCCGACGCGTCGGTCGCGTGGGCCGGCCCGGGGCCGTCCTGGTGGGCGGCGCGCTTCGGCTGTGACGACGCTCGCGCGCGGGCACTGACCTGCGCGGCGGTGCGCGAGACGTTCGAGGAGTCCGGCGTGCTGCTCGCGGGCAGCGCGGACGCGGTCCTCACCGACGTCGGGCCGTACGCGGCCGCCCGCCAGGCCCTGGAGACGCGCGAGATGTCGCTCGCCGGGTTCCTCGCCGACGCGGGCCTGACACTGCGGGCCGACCTGCTGCGTCCGTGGGCGCACTGGATCACGCCCGAGGCCGAGCCGCGCCGCTACGACACCCGGTTCTACGTCGCGAAACTGCCCGAGGGCCAGCAGGCCGACGGCGCGACGTCGGAGGCGTCGAGCTCCGGCTGGCAGCGTCCCGAGGACGCGATCGCCGACGCGCGCGAAGGTCGTCGCATGCTCATGCCCCCGACCTGGCTGACGCTGAGCGAGCTCGCCGAGTTCGCCACCGCCGACGACATCCTGAACGCGCCGCGGGAGATCGTCCGGATCGCGCCGACGCTCATCCTCGAGGACGACCACGTCCGTGTCGTGCTGGAGAAGCGATGA
- a CDS encoding MBL fold metallo-hydrolase, which produces MTAPAYGVLRQVSETASVLLENNPSSMTLEGTNSWVLRATPSTPAVVVDPGYHDLDHLELLAAAGEVELVLLTHFHPDHAEGAPWFAERVGAPVRAFDPSLCRAASSFADGEVISAGGLSIRVLHTPGHTGDSVSLVLDGHVLTGDTILGRGTTVLHDLGDYLRSLRKLIELPAGTVGLPGHGPELLDLPATAREYLAHREQRLDQVRSALEVLGADATPRQVVEVVYADVDRALWAPAELSVQAQLDYLRSEEQG; this is translated from the coding sequence ATGACCGCCCCCGCGTACGGCGTGCTGCGCCAGGTGTCCGAGACGGCGTCGGTGCTGCTGGAGAACAACCCGTCGTCGATGACGCTCGAAGGCACCAACAGCTGGGTGCTGCGGGCGACGCCGTCGACCCCGGCCGTCGTCGTCGATCCCGGCTACCACGACCTCGACCACCTCGAGCTGCTGGCCGCGGCCGGCGAGGTCGAGCTGGTCCTGCTGACGCACTTCCACCCCGACCACGCCGAGGGCGCGCCGTGGTTCGCCGAGCGCGTCGGCGCGCCGGTGCGGGCCTTCGACCCTTCGCTGTGCCGCGCCGCATCGTCCTTTGCGGACGGAGAAGTCATCTCGGCCGGCGGCCTTTCGATCCGCGTGCTGCACACGCCGGGACACACCGGCGACTCGGTGTCGCTGGTGCTCGACGGCCACGTGCTGACCGGCGACACCATCCTCGGGCGCGGCACCACGGTGTTGCACGACCTCGGCGACTACCTGCGTTCGCTGCGGAAGCTGATCGAGCTGCCGGCGGGCACCGTCGGGCTGCCCGGCCACGGTCCGGAGCTCCTCGATCTGCCCGCGACCGCCCGTGAGTACCTTGCCCACCGGGAACAGCGGCTCGACCAGGTGCGTTCAGCTCTGGAGGTGCTCGGTGCGGACGCCACCCCGCGCCAGGTCGTCGAGGTGGTGTACGCCGACGTCGACCGGGCACTGTGGGCGCCGGCCGAACTGAGCGTGCAGGCGCAGCTGGACTACTTGCGGTCGGAGGAACAGGGATGA
- a CDS encoding glutaredoxin family protein, with translation MSNVEVEFYWRPGCGFCAALDRPMSRSGFNVRKINIWEDPDAAARVREVANGNETVPTVIVGSTAMVNPSFAEVEAAVKAASA, from the coding sequence ATGAGCAACGTCGAGGTCGAGTTCTACTGGCGCCCGGGGTGCGGGTTCTGCGCCGCGCTCGACCGGCCGATGTCGAGGAGCGGCTTCAACGTCCGGAAGATCAACATCTGGGAGGACCCGGACGCGGCCGCGCGCGTGCGCGAGGTCGCGAACGGGAACGAGACGGTCCCGACCGTGATCGTCGGGTCGACCGCCATGGTCAATCCCTCCTTCGCCGAAGTCGAGGCCGCCGTCAAGGCTGCATCGGCCTGA